The Plasmodium yoelii strain 17X genome assembly, chromosome: 8 genome includes a region encoding these proteins:
- a CDS encoding PIR protein: MNKQVCEKFENLWDKFPDKLDSSNNYQFKTENFLDSYCVSDSCDTAFEKINGGCLYLFNKIFGSSELFKSVANSNINIVDYILIWLSYMLNLKEQQGNDSNLPFFYNTTINNDRYQKIITDVTEYSNYKDLIDQKKYFLDMDKKIISNFYEAFKLLCEMYAEFDDKTQYCAKCSKNAIQFVSKYKEMNQNSDITSNGSYNELLSTLSNDYNNFKEYCNSKGNKCKDYPDLLTIEKNQNFAQKIAQSSEDTPSSSSITTRLFTVLSIFGVIAFFLGISYKYSLFGFRKRFQKQKLREKIKNIKKKMNQ, from the exons ATGAATAAGcaagtg TGTGAAAAGTTCGAGAATCTATGGGATAAATTTCCTGATAAATTGGACAGTAGTAATAACTATCAATTTAAAACAGAAAATTTCTTAGATAGTTATTGCGTTAGTGATAGTTGTGATACTGCTttcgaaaaaattaatggtggatgtttatatctttttaataaaatatttgggAGTTCTGAATTGTTTAAGTCTGTTGCAAATAGTAacatcaatattgttgattacattttgatatggttaagttatatgttaaacctaaagGAACAACAAGGAAATGATAGCAATCtgccatttttttataatacaactataaataatgataggTATCAAAAGATTATAACTGACGTTACAGAGTATAGCAattataaggatcttatagatcaaaaaaaatattttttggatatggataaaaaaattatatctaatttttatgaagcatttaaattattatgtgaaaTGTATGCTGAATTTGATGATAAAACACAATATTGCGCAAAATGTTCGAAAAATGCTATTCAATTTGTTagtaaatataaagaaatgaATCAGAATTCTGATATTACTAGTAATGGTTCCTATAATGAACTATTGTCtactttatcaaatgattataataattttaaagaatATTGTAATAGTAAAGGTAATAAATGTAAAGACTATCCAGACCTTCTAACGatagaaaaaaatcaaaattttgCACAAAAAATTGCACAAAGTTCTGAAGATACaccatcaagttcgtcgataacAACCAGATtatttacagttttatcgatatttggtgtaatagcattttttttaggaatttcttataag tattcgttatttggatttcggaaacgatttcaaaaacaaaaattaagagaaaaaataaaaaatataaagaagaaaatgaatcaataa
- a CDS encoding PIR protein, whose translation MDDSLCGKFDYLRKHLPDELNKEAELGLEKISNFDKYCPGKNCNSKLEKITIGFLWLLGQYFTISQNRSCDQNNTNAFFLYMISWFSYKLKQSSENKCTKIYDFYIKHVNDNDKYKKFRDDSSKFTNLKEFIDEKKNLLNINIEDLYKFYDAFKSLCIIYSNDAKSQKSDILSNNANDFVKKYTELNNKYNNEGTPHSQILSALSTDYNKLKSKYNDFPSIPETSPNSFALTSEDTSSSSIGNRLFTVLSIFGAIAFFLGISYKYSLFGFRKRFQKQKLREKLKNVKKKMNR comes from the exons ATGGATGATAGTTTA TGTGGAAAATTTGATTATTTAAGGAAGCATTTACCcgatgaattaaataaagaagcAGAATTGGGATTAGAAAAAATTAGTAATTTCGATAAGTATTGCCCTGGTAAAAACTGCAACAGTAAACTCGAAAAAATTACAATTGGATTTTTATGGTTACTTGGAcaatattttactatatcCCAAAATAGAAGTTGTGatcaaaataatactaatgcattttttctatatatgaTTTCATGGTTTAGTTACAAATTGAAGCAAAGCTCAGAGAACAAATGCACCAAAATATacgatttttatattaaacatgtaaatgataatgataaatataaaaaatttagagATGATTCCAGTAAATTTACAAATCTTAAGGAATTcatagatgaaaaaaaaaatttgttgaatattaatattgaagatctgtataaattttatgatgcattcaAATCATTATGTATTATCTATAGTAATGATGCAAAGAGTCAAAAAAGCGACATACTGTCAAATAATGCGAAtgattttgttaaaaaatatacagagctcaacaataaatataataatgaaggTACCCCACATAGTCAAATATTGTCTGCTTTATCAACTGactataataaattaaaaagtaAATATAATGATTTTCCATCCATTCCAGAGACGTCACCAAACAGTTTTGCACTAACATCTGAAGAtacatcaagttcgtcgataggaAACAGATtatttacagttttatcgatatttggtgcaatagcattttttttaggaatttcttacaag tattcgctatttggatttcggaaacgatttcaaaaacaaaaattaagagaaaaactaaaaaatgtaaagaagaaaatgaatcgttaa